From a single Shewanella denitrificans OS217 genomic region:
- a CDS encoding bifunctional metallophosphatase/5'-nucleotidase, with protein sequence MNTRYTLSLAHINDTHSNFEASAVQFSLAHQGCQYKINAKSGGYARLSFQINQARQAAKAKSNAFLFLHAGDSFQGTLYFREFQGSANAHLLNLLAPDAMVLGNHEIDAGNGPVQAFLNRIEFPLLAGNMDLSQEDLTKPGRLNGHPMLYDYDAELKLAKVIVKPFHDTQLAIVGITLDQMALIARPDPDTHFIDAIATTERTVKHLKAQGIHHIIVLSHLGLDQDRELANLVPDISLIVGGHSHTLQGDFNVLGLSQLAYGERQGGTAIVHAGKYAETLGLAEIEFDQSGKLTSLSGNNFFMLDDELEITTLADEAVPNHIQHQLETLLRNHPGILGNEQDDNLDSVIQTQYRPALDALESQVLGHVPRDFIHTRLPSRHHPHGSEIAPWVSRSMYKMAKKQIPELDFALHNAGGVRQSLTRGQLTMADVLGRILPFELPLVAYQLKGAHLFDILESCINGATNNDATGTGAGSFPYPYGIRYFYDGTQAQGQRITKIELHKQGQWRAICPDSLYIGVSTAYTASGKEGYHGLLNALWFKNLPKTTLPEAFVDFIGEKGHLLTENFPPNVHYIRHAVKG encoded by the coding sequence TTGAACACTCGTTATACACTCAGCCTTGCCCATATCAATGACACCCACTCAAACTTTGAAGCCAGTGCCGTGCAATTCTCATTAGCGCATCAAGGGTGTCAATATAAAATCAACGCTAAATCAGGTGGATACGCTAGATTATCATTTCAAATCAATCAGGCTAGGCAAGCGGCTAAAGCAAAAAGTAATGCCTTCTTGTTTCTCCATGCCGGTGACAGTTTCCAAGGCACATTGTATTTCAGAGAATTTCAAGGTTCGGCCAACGCCCATTTATTGAATTTACTCGCGCCTGACGCCATGGTGCTTGGCAATCATGAAATCGATGCGGGTAATGGCCCAGTGCAGGCCTTTTTAAATCGCATTGAGTTTCCTTTGCTTGCTGGCAATATGGATTTAAGCCAAGAAGACTTAACCAAACCGGGCCGGCTCAATGGTCACCCTATGCTCTATGATTATGATGCCGAACTTAAGCTTGCTAAGGTCATTGTTAAACCTTTCCATGATACCCAGCTTGCTATCGTGGGGATAACCTTAGATCAGATGGCGTTAATCGCCCGCCCCGATCCCGATACCCATTTTATCGATGCCATCGCCACCACTGAGCGCACTGTAAAACACCTTAAAGCTCAGGGAATACATCACATTATAGTGCTGAGTCATTTAGGCCTTGACCAAGACAGGGAACTTGCCAATCTTGTCCCCGATATCAGCTTAATTGTGGGCGGCCATTCACATACGCTGCAAGGAGACTTTAATGTCCTTGGGCTGAGTCAATTGGCCTATGGTGAACGCCAAGGTGGCACAGCCATAGTGCATGCAGGTAAATACGCTGAAACATTAGGTCTTGCAGAAATTGAATTTGATCAAAGTGGTAAGCTTACATCCCTTAGTGGCAACAACTTCTTTATGTTAGATGATGAGCTTGAGATCACGACCCTAGCAGATGAAGCTGTGCCTAATCATATCCAGCACCAACTTGAAACTTTACTGCGAAACCACCCCGGCATACTGGGTAATGAGCAAGATGATAATTTAGATAGCGTTATTCAGACTCAATATAGACCGGCATTGGATGCCCTTGAATCACAAGTGCTGGGCCATGTGCCCAGAGACTTTATCCATACTCGCCTGCCGAGCCGTCATCATCCCCATGGCAGTGAAATCGCGCCTTGGGTCAGTCGCAGCATGTATAAGATGGCCAAAAAGCAGATCCCAGAGCTTGATTTCGCGCTGCATAATGCCGGCGGTGTTCGCCAGTCTTTGACCAGAGGACAACTCACCATGGCCGACGTATTAGGGCGAATTTTGCCCTTCGAACTGCCTTTAGTGGCCTACCAGCTTAAAGGTGCCCATCTTTTTGATATATTAGAAAGCTGCATCAATGGCGCCACCAATAACGATGCCACGGGCACAGGTGCAGGTAGCTTCCCCTACCCCTATGGCATTCGCTATTTTTATGATGGCACTCAAGCTCAAGGACAGCGCATCACTAAGATAGAGCTGCATAAGCAAGGTCAGTGGCGAGCCATTTGCCCAGACAGCCTTTATATTGGGGTTTCGACGGCTTACACGGCATCGGGCAAGGAAGGTTATCATGGACTACTGAATGCGTTGTGGTTCAAAAACTTACCTAAAACCACCCTACCTGAAGCCTTTGTAGACTTTATCGGTGAGAAAGGACATTTATTAACTGAAAACTTCCCCCCCAACGTGCATTACATCAGACATGCCGTCAAAGGTTAA
- a CDS encoding bifunctional tRNA (adenosine(37)-C2)-methyltransferase TrmG/ribosomal RNA large subunit methyltransferase RlmN, with translation MSEKKINLLDLDRKGLRALFTEMGEKPFRADQLMKWIYHFGVSDFEEMTNINKVLRSKLAERCVIVAPEIASFQKSADGTIKFAINVGQGQEVETVYIPEDDRATLCVSSQVGCALECTFCSTGQQGFNRNLTVSEIVGQIWRVAQFLGFVKTTGERPITNVVMMGMGEPLLNLKNVIPAMDIMLDDFGFSLSKRRVTLSTSGVVPALDILGDSIDVALAVSIHAPNDELRDILVPVNKKYPLAEFLGGIRRYIAKSNANRGRVTVEYVMLDHINDSTEQAHELAKLMKDTPCKVNLIPFNPYPGSPYGRSSNSRIDRFSKVLMEYGFTVIVRKTRGDDIDAACGQLAGDIRDRTKRLAKKRMQENQISVTMD, from the coding sequence ATGAGCGAGAAAAAAATCAATTTATTAGATCTTGATCGTAAAGGTTTACGGGCTTTATTTACCGAAATGGGGGAAAAACCCTTTCGTGCAGATCAGCTAATGAAATGGATTTATCATTTTGGTGTCAGTGATTTCGAGGAAATGACCAACATCAATAAAGTATTACGCTCAAAACTGGCCGAGCGCTGCGTTATTGTGGCGCCGGAGATCGCAAGCTTCCAAAAATCTGCCGATGGCACCATTAAATTTGCCATCAATGTGGGCCAAGGCCAAGAAGTCGAAACCGTGTATATTCCAGAAGATGACAGAGCCACCTTATGTGTGTCTTCTCAGGTTGGCTGTGCCTTGGAGTGTACTTTCTGTTCAACCGGCCAGCAAGGCTTTAACCGTAACTTAACCGTGTCGGAAATCGTCGGTCAAATTTGGCGAGTGGCTCAATTCTTAGGCTTTGTTAAAACCACAGGCGAGCGTCCTATCACTAACGTGGTGATGATGGGCATGGGTGAACCCTTGCTTAACCTGAAAAACGTGATCCCTGCGATGGATATCATGTTAGATGATTTCGGCTTTAGCTTGTCTAAGCGCCGAGTGACCCTATCGACTTCGGGTGTAGTACCTGCATTGGATATTTTAGGTGATTCTATCGATGTGGCCTTAGCTGTGAGCATTCATGCGCCCAATGATGAGCTGCGTGACATACTTGTGCCAGTGAATAAGAAGTACCCTTTGGCGGAATTCTTAGGGGGTATTCGTCGTTATATTGCTAAGTCTAATGCCAATCGCGGCCGTGTAACTGTGGAATATGTGATGCTTGATCACATCAACGACAGTACAGAGCAAGCCCATGAACTGGCTAAATTAATGAAAGACACTCCTTGTAAGGTTAATTTAATCCCGTTTAACCCATACCCAGGTTCGCCTTATGGTCGCTCGTCTAATTCTCGCATCGACAGATTTTCAAAAGTGCTGATGGAATACGGCTTCACTGTCATAGTGCGTAAGACTCGTGGTGATGATATCGATGCCGCTTGTGGGCAGCTTGCTGGCGACATTCGTGACAGAACTAAGCGTTTAGCAAAAAAACGCATGCAAGAGAACCAAATATCGGTCACAATGGATTAA
- the pilW gene encoding type IV pilus biogenesis/stability protein PilW: protein MYGLQKVCLIIATLSLTTGCITESTYRGTDVQVSERKLDKLAAARERMQLGLTYLNRGNPEQAKYNLDKAVEYAPEHSDVYVALAYYYQTVGDLIRTEEAYQTAINASDATGDAKNNFGVFLCQQKKYPESETMILAAINTPKYTRTASSYENLGLCSRAAGKLEKARQYFEIALQYDPRREVALLELTELAILDGNYSMAREQLAHYHNRVNESPQSLALGIKIEQAVSDFDAAKRFGIVLLAKFPASTQAQEYRANLQ, encoded by the coding sequence ATGTACGGATTACAGAAAGTTTGCCTTATCATTGCCACCCTGTCGTTAACGACAGGGTGTATCACTGAAAGCACTTACCGCGGCACTGATGTTCAGGTCTCTGAACGTAAGTTAGATAAACTCGCCGCCGCCCGTGAGCGGATGCAGTTAGGACTCACTTACCTGAATCGGGGTAATCCTGAACAAGCGAAATACAACCTTGATAAAGCCGTCGAATACGCACCAGAGCACAGCGATGTGTATGTGGCGCTCGCCTATTATTATCAGACGGTTGGCGATCTTATTCGTACCGAAGAAGCTTATCAAACCGCCATCAATGCCTCTGATGCCACTGGCGATGCCAAGAACAACTTTGGGGTGTTTTTGTGTCAGCAAAAGAAGTACCCTGAATCAGAAACCATGATTCTGGCTGCGATTAATACCCCTAAGTACACCCGCACTGCATCAAGCTATGAAAACTTAGGTTTATGCAGCCGTGCGGCCGGAAAATTAGAAAAAGCGCGACAGTATTTTGAGATAGCGTTACAGTATGACCCAAGACGAGAAGTCGCCTTATTAGAATTAACTGAATTAGCCATACTTGACGGCAATTATTCTATGGCGCGAGAGCAATTAGCGCATTATCATAATAGGGTCAATGAGTCGCCTCAAAGCTTAGCTTTGGGGATTAAAATTGAGCAGGCCGTCAGTGACTTCGACGCTGCTAAACGATTTGGTATAGTGTTACTGGCCAAATTCCCCGCATCCACCCAAGCACAAGAATACAGAGCTAATTTGCAGTAA
- a CDS encoding RodZ domain-containing protein, whose translation MTNNELDLNTTEQVDPSSDITTVGAVLRKARESKGLSIQEVALQLHLRPSVIVDIENDKFDAMSSATYVRGYVKNYARFVAADIELIKTCLTQQLPQEAPPSMQSFSRKTTKQARDKRLLIFTYIIVSTLLALLVLWWVQKSTLLSDVDVSQPSMEEVAATEQEHALEAFEISQRALPLPDLPLVTSDADSVTESGTEVNKGAESDLDTNTTALSGGTVTTENPLIQGQSLESVMPEAGIASLPATGNTALVENSVSNSVSNNEAQAKPLISDVEQSSVASLAEGDRLSVELTGDSWMKVVDSTGKVLIDGVKTPGRTIAVSGKAPFSLILGAPKFVSLSFNGEQVDLSQYLDGRVARFTIPEA comes from the coding sequence ATGACAAATAATGAATTAGATTTAAATACCACAGAGCAAGTAGACCCATCTTCGGATATCACTACGGTCGGTGCTGTGTTACGTAAAGCGCGAGAAAGCAAAGGCTTAAGCATTCAAGAGGTGGCGCTTCAGCTTCACCTTAGGCCCAGTGTTATTGTCGATATAGAAAATGACAAGTTTGATGCTATGTCCTCGGCAACCTATGTGCGCGGCTATGTAAAAAACTATGCACGTTTTGTCGCTGCCGATATAGAGTTGATTAAAACCTGCCTCACTCAGCAGTTGCCTCAAGAAGCGCCGCCGAGCATGCAAAGTTTTTCCCGTAAAACCACAAAACAAGCCCGTGATAAGCGTTTGTTGATCTTCACCTATATTATTGTGTCTACTTTACTGGCCTTATTAGTGCTTTGGTGGGTACAAAAATCTACTTTATTAAGTGATGTCGACGTGTCCCAGCCAAGCATGGAAGAAGTGGCTGCAACCGAGCAAGAACACGCGCTTGAAGCCTTTGAAATCAGCCAGCGTGCCCTGCCTCTGCCTGATTTGCCTTTAGTGACTTCTGATGCAGACTCTGTCACTGAGTCAGGAACCGAAGTTAATAAAGGCGCGGAAAGTGACCTAGACACGAATACCACAGCACTTTCTGGGGGAACGGTGACAACAGAAAACCCCCTAATTCAAGGCCAAAGCCTAGAAAGTGTTATGCCTGAAGCTGGGATTGCATCTTTACCAGCCACAGGGAATACGGCGTTAGTCGAAAATTCAGTGTCAAATTCAGTGTCAAATAATGAGGCTCAAGCTAAACCGCTGATTTCAGACGTCGAGCAGTCAAGTGTGGCAAGCCTTGCTGAAGGCGATAGATTGAGTGTCGAACTTACCGGTGACAGCTGGATGAAAGTGGTTGATAGCACTGGTAAAGTGCTGATCGATGGTGTGAAAACGCCAGGCCGCACTATTGCGGTGTCCGGCAAAGCTCCCTTTAGTTTAATCTTAGGTGCACCTAAATTTGTCAGCTTGTCATTTAATGGTGAACAGGTCGACTTGAGCCAGTATTTAGATGGCCGTGTTGCCAGATTCACTATCCCTGAAGCGTAG